From Halorussus lipolyticus:
CGCCGTCACGACGACTTCGCGTCCGGCTATCACGTCGCCGGAGACCGCGAGCGTGGCGTTCGTCACCAGCGAGTAGTCGGTGCCGTTGGTCTCGTTGCCGGGCGCGAGGTTGTGGGCCGGTACTGTGTCGTCCCCGAGGACAGTCTGTGGTTCGCCGTCCCCGAGACCGGTCGGCGGCGGACCCGCCAGCGAGAAGACACTGCCGAGGCCGACGGGCGGCCCGGACACTTCATATGAATGCTTAGGTATCGAAAACTGATTCTTAAAGGATTGTATCTGCGTGTCCGTCCTCGCGTTCGCGCCGTCGCCGTCACGCCTTCCGTCACCGCCGACTCGGATGTTCAGCGTCTCGGCGTAGGGGACCTGCCCGGTGACGGTCCCGTCAACGTCGGTGACGCCGATACGCTCGCCGTTGAAGTAGACCGGCGCACGGCCGACGGCACTGGCGTTGTCGGTTATCGTGACCTCCACGACTGCGCCGGGGACCGGCGTCCGGTTGAGCGTCACGTCGTACCCGTTCGAGGAGCGGTCGCCGTCGCCCCCGCCCGAGTCGGCGGTGGTCGTCTCGCCGGGGGCCGCCGTGGTTGCCTCGTCACCGCTGGATTCGCCGGGGTCCTCGGTGGTCCGGGTGTCGTACTCGACGGGCGTCCCGGTTTCGGCGGCGGTCGTTCCCGACTCCGAGGAGGTGTCCTCGGCGGGGCTACCGCCGTCGCCGGGCGTAGTGGTCCCGAGGCCGGGCCGACCGCCCGCGTCCGTCGCCGAGAACATCTCGCCGGGGCTTCCGGACTCGGCGTGGTCGTACTGGCTCGGGGGGTTCTGAGTCTGGTTCCCGAAGGCCTGTCGCTCGGACTGGAGGCGCTCTCGCCCCGGCGTCGGGTCGAACCGGACCCATCCGACCTGCGGGAAGTAGGCCTCGACCCACGCGTGGGCGTTCATCCCCCGGACCTTGTAGGTGTTCGCCCCGACCTTCTGGCCGGTGGAGTAGCCAACGACGTATCGGGCCGGAATGTCCTGCGACCGGAGCATCACGGTCATCGCGGTGGCGAAGTACTCGCAGTAGCCCTGCTCCATCTCGAAAATGAACTCGGAGGCCACGTCTCCGCCGGAGGGTTTCGAGGCGTTCAGCGAGTAGTTCTTGTTCGCCTCCAGCCACGACTCGATGCGCGCGGCGGTTCCGTAGGGCGAGGAGGCCCCGTCGGTCAGGCGCTCGGTGAACTCGGCGAGGCGGGGGTCGGTGTCGTTCGGGAGCGCGGTGTACCGGCGCTCGACTTCGCTCGGGTAGTTCCGGCCCGCAGTCCGGAGGACGGTCGGGTCCCGCGGCGGCCGGTGGCTAACCCCCGAGTAGGTCGTCCCGGCGGGCACGGGGTTGTCGGTGACGAACGCGCGCTGGTCGGTCACGGACAGCGAGTCGGTCGCCGACTGGGAGACCGAATTGGCCTGCCAGACGGTCGGGAGCGACGACGCCGACTGACCGAGGGTGACGCGGTACTCGACTCGCTGGCCTTGGATGCCCGCGCCCCTGATGGGGCCCGAGTAGGGTTGCCGGTCGCCCGACTTCTTCCACCCGGACCCGGTGTAGCTATCGTAGGCACCGGTCCGCCAGTAGGACGCCGAGGTGCTTCGCACCCGGAAGTGGACCTCGGCGTTCTGCGACCGGAAGGCGCTCCCGTTCTCGGCCAGCGACCCGCCGAGAGAGGTCTCCTCGCCCGGATTCAGCGCGCCGAGGTCGCCCCCGGAGCCGCCTGCTCCGCCGCCGCTCATCCCGCCGACGTTGACGTTCGGCGTCGGGACGACCGACCCGAGCGGGGTCCGGCCCAGTCCGGCACCCGAGACTGCGGGGACGACGGTGCCCGCCAACACGACCGCGAGGACGCAGAACACCGCGAGCGCGGCGCGAAGTCGGTCGCGGGACTGTTCGTCGGCGGGCAACAGCGGTGACGGCTTCTCGGACATGGCGAGTTCGGGTTGTGGTCTGGGGGATGGTCCGCGAGGGTATCGACCGCAGGGGTGGACCGCGAGGCGGACCGCGGAGATTTGGTGTGAGTACGCACGACAACTGCGCGGAGACACGTAAAAAGATTGGTGGAAATACATAGTTAGAAATCCGACTACTGTCGCTCTCTCCCGTCACCAGAGCAGATATTTTCCCATTCTAGAAGATGGACAAACTAAAAAGAATATAAAAATAATACTTTTACTCGTCGGATGACAACCGTGGCGTGATGCTCGGAGAAACCATCGCCGGAATCGTAGAAGACGGTACCGTAAGTGACCGACAACTCCTGCTGGGCCTCGTCGTCGTCTGTGCGGTTGGCGTTATCAAGGCCGGGAAGTGACGCCACCTCGCTCGGCAGTCCCGAAACGGATTCACGACAGCGATTTCTCCATCTCGACGTGGGGAATCCCGGCCTCCTCGAACTCGTCGCTGGTGGTCTCGTAGCCGAGTTTTCGATACATCCCTTCGACGGGGGTCTGGGCGTGCATGGTCAGCATCGAGAGGCCCCTGTCGTCGGCGATGGCTTCGAGTTCGGCCACGAGTTCGCTCCCGATTCCCTCCCCGCGGTGGGGTTCCAGCACCGCGATGCGTTCGAGTTTGCCGACGCCGTCCTCGATTTCCCGCAGTCGGCCCGCCCCGACCGGCGTCGAATCGTCCTCGGCATCTCGATAGGCGACGACGTGGGCGGCCTCGTCGTCCTTCCCGTCGATTTCCAGCGCCTCGGGGACGCCCTGCTCCTCGACGAAGACGCTTCGCCGGACTTCGAGGGCGTCGGCCTCCTCGGCGTCGGTTTCGGCCCGACAGACTCGGTAGTGGTAGTTCATCGGTCGGGTTACCTGTCGCACCGGCCTGAACGTTTCGGAACGAGAAATTTTTGGCTTCGGCGGTCGAATCGCCCGGCGCGATGTCTGACTTCGAGACTTACACCTGTGAGAACTGCGGTGACGAGTTCAAGGCGCACGAGAGCGCAAACGCCGCCGAAAACGGGTACTGTAGTCCGAAGTGCCAGACGACGGCGTAGTTCGCTGTCGGAATCGGTCGAACCGAGTCCGATTTTTTGGTCGTTACTCGCTGGGACTGTAGTTCGGAGCCTCGTCGGTAATCATCACGTCGTGGGGGTGGCCCTCGGTCTGGCCCGCCGAGGAGACCCGGATGAACTCCGAACGCTCCTTGAACGCCGGAATCGTCTCCGCGCCGACGTAGCCCATGCCCGACTGCATCCCGCCGACGAGTTGGTGGAGTTCGCTTTCGAGGCTTCCCTTGTAGGGTTCGGCGGCCTCGACGCCCTCGGGGACGTATTCTTCCTCCTCGTCGGGTTCGTCCTTGAGGTATCGGTCGCCGTCGCCGGACTGCATCGCTCCGACTGACCCCATGCCGCGGTACTGCTTGTACTTCTTGCCGTCAACCGTGATGACCCGGCCGGGCGCTTCGTCGGTGCCCGCGAAGTAGGACCCGAGCATCACGGCGTCGGCACCCGCCGCGATTGCTTTGATGGCGTCGCCGGAGTACCGGATGCCACCGTCGGCGATGACCGGCACGTCGTGTTCGGCGGCCACGTCGGCGGTCTCTGCGACCGCGGTAATCTGGGGCATGCCCGCGCCGGAGACGACTCGCGTCGTACAGATGGACCCCGGACCGATACCGACCTTGATGCCGTCGGCGAAGTCCACGATGTCCTCGGCGGCCTCGCGGGTGCCGACGTTGCCGACCACCACGTCGGCCTCGACCGACTCGCGGATTTCCCGCGCGCCCTCGATGACGTTGCGGTTGTGGGCGTGAGCGCAGTCGATGAACAGCACGTCCGCGCCGGCCTCGTCCACGGCGACGGCGCGGTCCGTCTCGAAGGGACCGACCGCGGCCCCGACCAGCAGGTGGCCGTTGTCGTCGCGGGCGGCGTCACCGTACTCTCTGCGCTGGAGGATGCCCTGCATGGTGACGAGGCCCGTGAGTCGCTCGTCGTCGTCCACGATGGGGACGCGCTCGATTTTGTGTTCGTACATCAGTTCGAGGGCCTCGCGCGGGGTCACGTCCTCGCCGGCCGTGACAACCTCGTCGGTCATGGCCTCGCGCACCTCGTCGCTCTCGCCGACTTCGAGGTAGGGCCGGATGTCGGTACCCGAGATGATTCCGAGTACTTGGTCGTCGTCATCGATGACCGGCGCGCCCGAGACACCCTTTCGGTCCATCATCGCGTCCACTTCGCGGACGGTCTGCTCGGGGTCGGCGGTCACGACGTCGCGGATGACGAGTTCGTCCGCGCGCTTGACTCGCTCGACTTCGGCGACCACTTCGTCCACGTCCATGTTCCGGTGGAGGACGCCCAGACCACCCTGTCGAGCCATGGCGATGGCCATCTGGCTCTCGGTCACGGTGTCCATCGCGGCGGACAGAATCGGGACGTTCAACTCGACGTTGGTCGAGACGCGAGTCGAAACGTCGGCCTCGTCGGGTTCGACGCGGCTCTCTTTCGGTCGCAGAAGTACGTCGTCGAACGTCAGCGCCTCCGGTACGCGGAGTTTGTCGGTGAACGCTCCCGTCCGGTCAGAATCTCTCTCCATGTAAGGCGAACGTAGCGCCCCGTCAAAAACGTTGCGAGATTCTGCAACCTTTACCAGTCAGTGACACACCGATATGCACGGTCGTGTAATATCCCACCCGGCTTCCATGTCAATACGAGTATTCGAAAGTAGTAGAAATCGGGCGGTTATAAATCACCATTCGAACCCGAGTATTAGAATCAAATCTACGATTTTCTGTTGATTGGGGTTGTCTCTCACGCAACGTTTATGCTGAAAAACCGTCTTTTGTCTAACATGGACTCTACCAGTCCCATCGCCGCGTGTATTGCAGGTCAGACGAGTGCTGACTCCGCGAACTCCTGCAAACCGATTTTTGCGATGGGACTCCTTACACTGGTAGAGAATCTATTCGTGGGACGACGATGGGATTTCGACGCCAACCCACCAGTCGGCGACCATCGTAGGTACCGCGAGTATCACTACCGTTCGGCCGGTGGTTACGGCCGCGCCAGCTAGTGTCCAATGAGTAGCTCACAGCATCCAGTCGCGCTCCGCTTAGAGCGACAGGTAGGCGGCGCGACCAAGTTGCTCGCCACGGTCATGGGCCTCCCGTTGGTAGACGGCATCTTCCCGGCGCTGGTCCTCGCGGGCGGCGTCGATAGCATCGCCGGCATGTTGCAGGTCGGCTTGCTGGTCTTCGGCGGGAGCGCAACCGTCGCGGTCATCCTCGCCGAGATGGACGGGACTCCTCGCCAACAGGCGGCGTCCGTGCTGACCGTCGGCGTCGGCATCGTCGCGCTCGCGGCGGTCGAAGCCGCGTTCGCGCCGACCATCGAGAGCGTCCTCCGGCCCGAGACGTTCAAGCGCTTCGCCGCGCTGGTCATGCTGGCCATCGCCGCCAAAACCGCGAGTTCTCGAATCGGCGAATATCTGCCCGGTCCGGGCGTCATCGTCGGCCTCGGGATGATAGCCAGCTTCCAACCCTCCGGCTTCGAGTTGGCCGTGGTCGATTACGGCCTCATCCTGCGCGCCACGGCGGCCGCCGCGACCGGCGTCGCGTTCGCCCTCGCCGTCGCGCTGACCTCGCCGTGGCTCCGCGGCGTCGTGGACATCGACCGCTTCCGCTTCGGGAGCGCCGTCGCACTTGGCGTCCTGCCCCTGAGCCTGCTGGGTCTCGCCCCCGGCAACGCCCCGCTGGCGGTGCTGGCGGTCACGAGCCTCCTCGCGTTCGACCCCAACTCGGCCGAGGACCCGGACGCAGAGAGCGACGACGACCCCGCCGAGGAGACCGCGGCCACCGAGGCGATGAACGCTGACGCCGCGGACGCGGCCGACACCGCCCCGAGTTCGGACGGCACGCAGGCGGTCGCCACCGATGGCTCGGGCGGCTCTGAGACCGACGACGCGGGCTACGGTTACCCCGGCGAGGAGGACGGCGACGAGCGCGAACCGTGGCTGTAGTTGCAGTCTGATTCTTGATTGTCTTGTTTCCGCGAGGCTCCTCGGCGTCCGGAGACGGGAAGGCTTACCCCGGCGGACCCGCTTTCGTAGGATATGGCCGACAACCGCGTCGTGCAGGGTCGCATGGTGACGCCGAAGGCTCTCGCCGAGATAATCGAGGGCGAGGACGTGATGGACGCCGAGTCCATCGAAGACACCGACCGCGAGTGCCCGGACTGCGGCGAGGACGTACTGGAGGTCGGGTACATGCCGAGCGTGACCGAGTTCGTCACCGGCTGGAAGTGCCAAGAGTGTGATTGGTCAGATACCGACCGAGAATAAATCGAAACCCCTTTAGTGCGAATGGACCAACGAATGCCTGCGGGGTCGTGGCCAAGTCAGGGATGGCGACTGACTCCAGAGGCTACGCGCCCGGGACGAAACTCCAGCTGATATACCGAGCGGCCGACTGATCATCGGTCCGCGACGACGACCCTCTGGAGTTCCGAGGCGCACACACCGGAGATATCAGTCGATCGGGGGTTCAAATCCCTCCGACCCCACTAACTTTTACCGCGAGTAAAACGGCGAGCAGTTCATCTGCTCGCCAAAGCACGAGCGGTAAATCGTGATCGGAGGAGGATTTGAACGAGGCAAGAGGCATGCCCGCGCAACGAAGTGAGCAGGAATCTCTTGCCGTAGTTCACAATCCCTCCGACCCCACTTTTCGAGGCGAACTACGCTACGAGTAGCTCGTCTGCTCGCCGCACTGTGGGCCGTGAAAACGTGATAGGAGGATTACTGTCGTTCGAAATCTTCGACCCTGACCGACGGAACTGCCCGAAAATATATGATTCTGACACATTGGGCGTTATCTGAACTTTCTTGCAGAGGACAGCAATTCTTAAACCCGTCACTCGTAGGATACTGCACAGAATGAGTTCGGTATTCACCGAAGAACAGCGACGCGAAATCGCCGGTCGTGCGAGGACGCTCGCGGAACGGCTCGACGGCCCGGCCAACAGTTCTGGGTCGTCGCCACCGATAGACCCCGAGAGCGTCCTTGACGAGTGGCGGTCCCAGTTTCCGGACGAGGAGTCGTTTCGTGCGCGGCTCGAACACGACGGATTGACCGAGGAGGCGGTGCGTGAACACATCGCCGCGACCCGCTGGCCCGCCGACGAGGCGCTTCCGGAGTGGCTGGACACCGTTTCGGCGCTGGTTCGACACGTCCAGACGAAGGGGCCCGACCGGTGGGAGTCCGTCGAGACGCCCGACGAGATGCCGTTTCGGGAACTGCTCGCCGCGGTCGCTAGCTTCGCTTGCGAGCGGCTGTCCGATGCGGTCGTTCCGACGGCCGCCACGTCGTCGCTGGAAGCACAACTGGTCGAGAGACTCGAAACCCGCTGTGTTCGGGCGATGTACGTCGAGTTCAAGAGCTTCGTCGAGGTCCACGACGCCGAGTTGGCGGCGACGAGTTTCGACTCGCTCACCGAGTACCCCACGGAGTACTACGAGCAGTTCGTCGCGGCGATGTTCGACGGCGGCTTCCGAAACCTCTGTCTGGAGTATCCGGTACTCGCGCGGCAGTTGGCGACGTTGCTCGACAACTGGCGGAGCGCGGTCGAGGAGCTGTGTCGACGTCTGCGCGACGACCGCGACGCGCTTCGCCAGCGATTCGACCTCGCCGGAGACGTGACTGACCTCGACCCGCTGACCACGGACACCCACGCAGGGGGTCGCGTGCCGGTTCTGGTCTCCTTCGAGGAGGGGTCGGTCGTCTACAAACCCCGGCCGGTCGGGGGTGAAAGCGTGTTCTACACCGTCCTCGACAGACTGGACGACCACCTCTCGACGCCGGACTTCGAGAGGCCGTCGCTCCTCGAACGTGAGGGGTACGGCTGGATGGAGCGAGTCGAGTACCGCGACCTCCCCGGAGCGTCCGCGGCCGACCGCTACTACGAGCGGGCCGGAGCCCTGACGTGCCTCGCCTACGCGCTCAACTTCACCGACTGTCACTACGAGAATCTGCTCATCGACGGAGAGGTCCCGACGTTGCTCGACGGCGAGACGGTGTTTCACCCACACGTCGATTCGGAGGCCAAGCCCTTCGAGACCGAAGCCAGCGCCGTGGTGGACCGGTCGGTCCTGCTGTCGGTGCTGTTGCCCTTCTCGACCGGCGACCCTCGGGAAGCACGCGGTGGACGGTTCGCGGACAAGGTCGCAGGGCTGGGAAGCGATAGCGAGGAGACGCCCCTCCCAGGGTTGTCCCGACCGACCATCGAGGCCGTCAACACGGACGTGATGAGCGTCGAGATGGAGTCTGTCACGGTCGATCCGAGTACCAACACGGCGTCCGTGGACGGCGAGGACCTTCCACCGGAGGACCACGCCGACGCCTTGATTCGCGGGTTCGAGGAGACTTACGAGACGATACGCGAACTCCACGACGAGGGGAGATTCCTGTCGGAGGTCGTTCCCCACGAACTGGTCGAGGAGGTCGAGACGCGACTGCTGTACCGCTCGACGGGCCGGTACGCCGAGACTCTCCGGTCGGCCGCCGCTTGGAATCCGCTCCGGGACGGCGCTCGCCTCTCGGTCGAATTCGAGAAACTCGCGGTACCCTTCTTCGACGGGACCATCGAGTCGGACCGGCTCTGGCCGCTGTACGCCCGCGAACGTCGGTCGCTCCGGAATCTCGACGTGCCGCGGTTCGCGTCGCGCGCCGACGACCGGGCGCTGTTCCACCGCGGCGAGCGACTGGACGTGACCGCGGACGAGACGGGCTACCGATTCGCCCGCCAGCGACTCGACGCGATGGACGACTCCGACCTGCGACGCCAGACGTGGCTGGTTCGGCAGGCGCTGGGCGAATCCACGACCGCCGAGGGACCGCCGCCGTCCGGTATCGACGCCTCGGACGACCGGTTCCGGCGGGAAGCGGTCGAACTGTTCGACGATGTCCTCGACGCGTCGGTCGAGGTCAACGGGAACGACGCTTGGACATCCATCGTTCCCGAGTCCGGCCTCAATCTCTACTCGGCGGACCGCTCGCTCTTTTGGGGTACGGGCGGCATCGCGCTGACGGCGGCGGCGCTCCACGAGGAGACCGGCGACGAACGCTACCGCCAACTCGTTGACGAGACGCTCGCTCCGACCGTCGAGGCGGTCACCGAGGGAACCGTGTCCGCCGACCACGGCGGGTTCCAAGGAATCGGCTCGGTCGTCTACGTCCTCTCGGTCGTCGCCGACCTCCTCGACGACGACCGGTACCGGGAGGCCGCGCTGGCCGCGGCCGAAACCGTGACAGACGAACCGATAGCCGACGCCGACTCGCTGGACGTGGTGGACGGGATTGCGGGGACCCTGCTCGGCCTGCTCGCGTACCACGAGCGGTTCGGTGGCTCAGGCGACGGTGCGGTTCTTGAGTGGGCCGCAGACTGCGGCGACCGACTGCTCGACGCCCGAACCGAGGTCGAGGGGCACCGCGTCTGGGAGACGACCGAGGACGAGGTTCCGTACACCGGCTTCGCGCACGGTTCCAGCGGAATCGCCTACGCGCTGGCTCGGCTCGCCGCGGCGACCGACGAGTCCCGGTACGCCGAGGCGGCGCGCGAGGCGCTCGACTTCGAGTCGGAGTTGTACTCGCCGGACCAAGCCAACTGGCCGCGGTTCGCCGGAGTAGAGGACTATCAGGACCGGTGGTGCCACGGACGGGCCGGAATGGCGCTCGCCCGAATCGGTATCGGAACTCACCTCGGTGACGACGCACTGCTCGCCGAGGCCAGCGACGCGCTGGCCGAAACCGGGACCGCCGAACCGTCGAACCTCGACAACCTCTGTTGCGGGAACTTCGGCCGTACCGAGGCTCTGCTGGTCGGCGCGCGGCGCGCCGACTGCGACGAGGCGCTCGCGCCGGAACTAGCGAATCGGTGTCTCGCTCGCCGGGAGCGTGACGGCGCTCTCTCGCTTCCCGGACACCACCGCGAGTTCGTGAACCCGACGTTCTTCGATGGGGCCTCCGGTCCGGCGTACGCCCTCCTCCGACTGCGGAACCCCGAGGAGTTACCCTGCGTCCTTCTGCTCGAATGACCGCCACGTAGGCCTCGCTCCTCGCGCTGGCAGTTCTCTCGGGATGGCTTATTTTCCCGGCGGGTACGCCACCCTCCACAAATCTAATTTTATTACTTTTTCCATAGAAAAAATTAGAGTAGTGTTGTTGTCTAGCCGTTAATACAACCATATACAAAGCAATTATTAAAGTTTCGAGTCTAGATGGAAATAAAAACTTAACACTAGGGAATAATAATATACCTTTTGCTATGTCCGTTGCAATCGAGGCTGACGCTGGTAGCAAGGCACAGTACGACAGCGAGTTCAACACGTCCGTCGAGGACGCCCCCGAGCAGAAGTCCGACCACAGTGACGGCTGTGGCTTCACCTGCAGTCCGTTCTCGACTTGGTAAAATCCGTTTCAACTGTCCTTATTTTGAGCGACGCCGTGTAGCCCGATAGCTGAAGCTGTCGGCACGTCCGACTCGCGTCACAGCGTAAGCAAACTCGCGCCACAGCGTAGTTGCTCGCGCTACCGAACCGACCGCCGAACTCCGGGTATCTGACCGCCACAACAGTAACCCGTCCTCGTCCACTACCCAACGTAGCTAATGCCCACCCATCACATCGCGTCGTGGCTCGTCAAACACAGCGACATCCCGCTCACGGTCGTCAAACCCGTCGCCACCAAACTCGGCATCTCGACCAACTACCTCGGCGCGGCGCTGTTCGCCGGGCAAATCGTCTACGAGAATCAGGGCACCATCGTCAAGTACGCCAACACCGGAGGAGCCGCCATCGGCGGGTTCCTCCACGACCGCGCCGCCGAAAAGTACGGCGAGGACCACTCCCTCACTCAGTACCTCGGCGAGAACGTCGAGGCCCTGAACGAGGCCTTCGAGGGGACCGAGGAGGAGGCCATCAACTTCGCGGAGGCCTACCGCCAGTTCCGGTCGGTGGACCGCGATACGCCCGACGTGGCCGACGAAATCGACCTGCCAAGCGCCGAGTCGGGCGTCGGGATTCCGGGCACCGAGAAGCGACTCTACCTGCCGGGGACCGATGACCTGCCAGACAAGCCCGAGGTCCGGATTCCCGACGCCGTGCGGGAGGCGGTCCCCGAGCGCCCCGACTCGGACCCGGAGAACGCGGTCGATATTCCCGTCAGCGAGAGCGAGTAAGCCGGGAATCCCGACGTACTAACTACCCGGCCTGCGAACCCCCGGCCGATGAAGTCCCCCGAACACGCCGCCCTCGGCGCGGTGGCGTCCGGTTTGCTGGTCGCGGCGCTCCCCGTCTCGGTGCCGACCGAGGCCCTCGCGCTGTTCGCCTACGGCGTCCTGCTGTCGGTGTTCATCGACCTCGACCACTTCGCCGTGGCACGGTACCACGCGGGCGACTGGTCGCACTTCCGGCGGTGCGTCACCGACCCGAAGTTCGCGTTCACCGAGCAGGAGCAGGTCTTCGACGGCGTGGACACCGGGACGCTCGAAACCCACCGCCTGCTGACCCACGCGCTGGTCGGCGGGGCGCTGGTCTCCGGCCTCGCGCTCGTCGCGCC
This genomic window contains:
- a CDS encoding type 2 lanthipeptide synthetase LanM family protein codes for the protein MSSVFTEEQRREIAGRARTLAERLDGPANSSGSSPPIDPESVLDEWRSQFPDEESFRARLEHDGLTEEAVREHIAATRWPADEALPEWLDTVSALVRHVQTKGPDRWESVETPDEMPFRELLAAVASFACERLSDAVVPTAATSSLEAQLVERLETRCVRAMYVEFKSFVEVHDAELAATSFDSLTEYPTEYYEQFVAAMFDGGFRNLCLEYPVLARQLATLLDNWRSAVEELCRRLRDDRDALRQRFDLAGDVTDLDPLTTDTHAGGRVPVLVSFEEGSVVYKPRPVGGESVFYTVLDRLDDHLSTPDFERPSLLEREGYGWMERVEYRDLPGASAADRYYERAGALTCLAYALNFTDCHYENLLIDGEVPTLLDGETVFHPHVDSEAKPFETEASAVVDRSVLLSVLLPFSTGDPREARGGRFADKVAGLGSDSEETPLPGLSRPTIEAVNTDVMSVEMESVTVDPSTNTASVDGEDLPPEDHADALIRGFEETYETIRELHDEGRFLSEVVPHELVEEVETRLLYRSTGRYAETLRSAAAWNPLRDGARLSVEFEKLAVPFFDGTIESDRLWPLYARERRSLRNLDVPRFASRADDRALFHRGERLDVTADETGYRFARQRLDAMDDSDLRRQTWLVRQALGESTTAEGPPPSGIDASDDRFRREAVELFDDVLDASVEVNGNDAWTSIVPESGLNLYSADRSLFWGTGGIALTAAALHEETGDERYRQLVDETLAPTVEAVTEGTVSADHGGFQGIGSVVYVLSVVADLLDDDRYREAALAAAETVTDEPIADADSLDVVDGIAGTLLGLLAYHERFGGSGDGAVLEWAADCGDRLLDARTEVEGHRVWETTEDEVPYTGFAHGSSGIAYALARLAAATDESRYAEAAREALDFESELYSPDQANWPRFAGVEDYQDRWCHGRAGMALARIGIGTHLGDDALLAEASDALAETGTAEPSNLDNLCCGNFGRTEALLVGARRADCDEALAPELANRCLARRERDGALSLPGHHREFVNPTFFDGASGPAYALLRLRNPEELPCVLLLE
- a CDS encoding GNAT family N-acetyltransferase: MNYHYRVCRAETDAEEADALEVRRSVFVEEQGVPEALEIDGKDDEAAHVVAYRDAEDDSTPVGAGRLREIEDGVGKLERIAVLEPHRGEGIGSELVAELEAIADDRGLSMLTMHAQTPVEGMYRKLGYETTSDEFEEAGIPHVEMEKSLS
- a CDS encoding DUF5795 family protein, which translates into the protein MADNRVVQGRMVTPKALAEIIEGEDVMDAESIEDTDRECPDCGEDVLEVGYMPSVTEFVTGWKCQECDWSDTDRE
- a CDS encoding DUF5794 domain-containing protein — protein: MSSSQHPVALRLERQVGGATKLLATVMGLPLVDGIFPALVLAGGVDSIAGMLQVGLLVFGGSATVAVILAEMDGTPRQQAASVLTVGVGIVALAAVEAAFAPTIESVLRPETFKRFAALVMLAIAAKTASSRIGEYLPGPGVIVGLGMIASFQPSGFELAVVDYGLILRATAAAATGVAFALAVALTSPWLRGVVDIDRFRFGSAVALGVLPLSLLGLAPGNAPLAVLAVTSLLAFDPNSAEDPDAESDDDPAEETAATEAMNADAADAADTAPSSDGTQAVATDGSGGSETDDAGYGYPGEEDGDEREPWL
- the guaB gene encoding IMP dehydrogenase, with product MERDSDRTGAFTDKLRVPEALTFDDVLLRPKESRVEPDEADVSTRVSTNVELNVPILSAAMDTVTESQMAIAMARQGGLGVLHRNMDVDEVVAEVERVKRADELVIRDVVTADPEQTVREVDAMMDRKGVSGAPVIDDDDQVLGIISGTDIRPYLEVGESDEVREAMTDEVVTAGEDVTPREALELMYEHKIERVPIVDDDERLTGLVTMQGILQRREYGDAARDDNGHLLVGAAVGPFETDRAVAVDEAGADVLFIDCAHAHNRNVIEGAREIRESVEADVVVGNVGTREAAEDIVDFADGIKVGIGPGSICTTRVVSGAGMPQITAVAETADVAAEHDVPVIADGGIRYSGDAIKAIAAGADAVMLGSYFAGTDEAPGRVITVDGKKYKQYRGMGSVGAMQSGDGDRYLKDEPDEEEEYVPEGVEAAEPYKGSLESELHQLVGGMQSGMGYVGAETIPAFKERSEFIRVSSAGQTEGHPHDVMITDEAPNYSPSE
- a CDS encoding transglutaminaseTgpA domain-containing protein — protein: MSEKPSPLLPADEQSRDRLRAALAVFCVLAVVLAGTVVPAVSGAGLGRTPLGSVVPTPNVNVGGMSGGGAGGSGGDLGALNPGEETSLGGSLAENGSAFRSQNAEVHFRVRSTSASYWRTGAYDSYTGSGWKKSGDRQPYSGPIRGAGIQGQRVEYRVTLGQSASSLPTVWQANSVSQSATDSLSVTDQRAFVTDNPVPAGTTYSGVSHRPPRDPTVLRTAGRNYPSEVERRYTALPNDTDPRLAEFTERLTDGASSPYGTAARIESWLEANKNYSLNASKPSGGDVASEFIFEMEQGYCEYFATAMTVMLRSQDIPARYVVGYSTGQKVGANTYKVRGMNAHAWVEAYFPQVGWVRFDPTPGRERLQSERQAFGNQTQNPPSQYDHAESGSPGEMFSATDAGGRPGLGTTTPGDGGSPAEDTSSESGTTAAETGTPVEYDTRTTEDPGESSGDEATTAAPGETTTADSGGGDGDRSSNGYDVTLNRTPVPGAVVEVTITDNASAVGRAPVYFNGERIGVTDVDGTVTGQVPYAETLNIRVGGDGRRDGDGANARTDTQIQSFKNQFSIPKHSYEVSGPPVGLGSVFSLAGPPPTGLGDGEPQTVLGDDTVPAHNLAPGNETNGTDYSLVTNATLAVSGDVIAGREVVVTATVRGVPVRNADVTLDGETVGTTGKNGRASVRLPESPGNVTVGVSRGSVEGETTLVVPRLEVSADPKLPLALPGTGVEVSATYGGEPISDAEVRVGDAKHRTDINGTATASLPFGGSAEIAVSARGQTRRTTVSGLFVNLAGLVGGAALVLGGLGFTARRAGIGPRQAVAALVGAIRALPDLAVAALFGTADRLSWAVERLLDALAELRSGETTLRELLARFRAWLADRLETVRESSRQSLADLAGDGAQSGPRADDDSADRSYRTLRDAWTSFLRTVSVRRPGAMTPGELATHAVREDDLPPGAVVTLRDAFRDVEYGAHSPDDRLPRVEEAIEDIERARHEETDRADPERTESPNGPTIADFFGGDD